In Pseudomonadota bacterium, the following are encoded in one genomic region:
- a CDS encoding ABC transporter ATP-binding protein, translating into MSDTPGAERREPTPWTDPGARPYVRIEHVSKRFGDFVAVNDVTLDIYHKELFCLLGGSGCGKSTLLRMLAGFEEPSAGRIFIDDVDMTGIPPYQRPVNMMFQSYALFPHMTVLDNVAFGLKQESRPRQEIRDKVEAMLELVKLSGFARRKPHQLSGGQRQRVALARSLVKQPKLLLLDEPLAALDKKLRESTQFELMNIQDTLGVTFIIVTHDQEEAMTLASRIGVMDHGRIVQTGTPSEIYEFPNSRFVADFIGSVNIFEGHIIDEDNDYVRIRSTNADCTLYINHGVAASPGGTLWVALRPEKITISREPPADTSANCVAGQVDGIAYMGDISVFKVKLASGMSVKVTQPNLIRHAADRIEWDDQVWLSWHAASGVVLTS; encoded by the coding sequence ATGAGTGACACGCCGGGCGCCGAGCGCCGCGAGCCGACGCCGTGGACCGACCCGGGCGCGCGGCCCTACGTGCGCATCGAGCATGTCAGCAAGCGCTTCGGCGACTTCGTGGCGGTCAACGACGTCACGCTCGACATCTACCACAAGGAACTGTTCTGCCTGCTCGGCGGCTCGGGCTGTGGCAAGAGCACGCTGCTGCGCATGCTGGCCGGCTTCGAGGAACCGAGCGCCGGGCGCATCTTCATCGACGACGTCGACATGACCGGCATTCCGCCCTACCAGCGCCCGGTCAACATGATGTTCCAGTCCTACGCGCTGTTTCCGCACATGACGGTGCTGGACAACGTCGCCTTCGGCTTGAAGCAGGAGAGCCGCCCGCGCCAGGAGATCCGCGACAAGGTCGAGGCCATGCTGGAACTGGTCAAGCTGTCCGGCTTTGCGCGTCGCAAGCCCCACCAGTTGTCCGGCGGCCAGCGCCAGCGCGTGGCGCTCGCGCGTTCGCTGGTCAAGCAGCCCAAGCTGCTGCTGCTCGACGAGCCGTTGGCGGCGCTCGACAAGAAGCTGCGCGAATCGACCCAGTTCGAATTGATGAACATCCAGGACACCCTGGGCGTGACCTTCATCATCGTCACCCACGACCAGGAAGAGGCCATGACGCTGGCCTCGCGCATCGGCGTGATGGATCACGGCCGCATCGTGCAGACCGGCACGCCGAGCGAGATCTACGAATTCCCCAACAGCCGCTTCGTCGCCGATTTCATCGGCTCGGTGAACATCTTCGAAGGGCACATCATCGACGAAGACAACGACTACGTGCGCATCCGCTCGACCAACGCCGATTGCACGCTGTACATCAACCACGGCGTGGCGGCGTCACCGGGCGGCACGCTATGGGTGGCCTTGCGGCCGGAAAAAATCACCATCAGCCGCGAGCCGCCGGCCGACACCAGTGCCAACTGCGTGGCCGGCCAGGTCGATGGCATTGCCTACATGGGCGACATCTCGGTGTTCAAGGTCAAGCTCGCCTCGGGCATGTCGGTGAAGGTCACGCAGCCCAATCTCATCCGCCACGCCGCGGACCGCATCGAGTGGGACGACCAGGTGTGGCTGTCCTGGCATGCCGCCAGCGGTGTGGTGCTGACCTCGTGA
- a CDS encoding polyamine ABC transporter substrate-binding protein yields MSHLRLRLVVPAALSLLLGACGGGDGANTAGTAAPAAPAPSSAPAPAPAASAEEQVLNIYNWSDYIAPDTVANFEKETGIKVRYDVFDSNEVLEAKLLAGNTGYDIVVPSANFVARQIKAGIFQRLNRNKLANYKNLDPEIMKALAGYDPDNAYVLPYLWGTDGIGYNVAKIKERMNDAPITSWDMLFKPEIVARFKDCGVSMLDTPSEVVPLMLRYLKLPTDSQTAEDLAKVEAALMQVRPHIKYFHSSQYLNDLANGELCLVMGWSGDIFQARDRAREAKNGNEIAYVIPKEGTLMWFDTMAIPKDAPHVENAYKFLDYILRGEVAAAISNEVKYANANQAATAKMDPEVVHDPAVYPDEATRATLFPNVVNPPDYDRQVTRAWTRIKTNQ; encoded by the coding sequence ATGTCGCACCTGCGTTTGCGTCTTGTCGTTCCTGCCGCACTCAGCCTGTTGCTCGGCGCCTGTGGCGGCGGCGACGGCGCAAACACCGCCGGCACTGCCGCGCCCGCCGCGCCCGCGCCAAGCAGCGCCCCTGCGCCGGCACCGGCCGCGTCGGCCGAGGAACAGGTCTTGAACATCTACAACTGGTCCGATTACATCGCGCCGGACACTGTCGCCAATTTCGAAAAGGAAACCGGCATCAAGGTTCGCTACGACGTGTTCGACAGCAACGAGGTGCTGGAAGCCAAGCTGTTGGCCGGCAACACCGGTTACGACATCGTGGTGCCGTCGGCCAATTTCGTCGCGCGCCAGATCAAGGCCGGCATCTTCCAGCGCCTGAACCGGAACAAGCTCGCCAACTACAAGAACCTCGATCCGGAGATCATGAAGGCGCTGGCCGGCTACGACCCGGACAATGCCTACGTGCTGCCCTACCTGTGGGGCACGGACGGCATCGGCTACAACGTCGCCAAGATCAAGGAACGCATGAACGATGCCCCGATCACCAGCTGGGACATGCTGTTCAAACCCGAAATCGTCGCGCGCTTCAAGGACTGCGGCGTGAGCATGCTCGATACGCCCAGCGAAGTGGTGCCCTTGATGCTGCGCTACCTCAAGCTGCCGACCGACAGCCAGACCGCCGAGGATCTCGCCAAGGTCGAGGCGGCGCTGATGCAGGTGCGCCCGCACATCAAGTATTTCCACTCATCGCAATACCTCAACGACCTCGCCAACGGCGAACTGTGCCTGGTGATGGGCTGGAGCGGCGACATCTTCCAGGCCCGCGACCGCGCCCGGGAAGCCAAGAACGGCAACGAAATCGCCTACGTCATTCCCAAGGAAGGCACGCTCATGTGGTTCGACACCATGGCCATCCCCAAGGATGCGCCGCACGTCGAGAACGCCTACAAGTTCCTCGACTACATCCTGCGCGGCGAGGTCGCGGCGGCCATCAGCAACGAGGTGAAGTACGCCAACGCCAACCAGGCCGCCACCGCCAAGATGGATCCGGAGGTGGTGCACGACCCGGCGGTCTATCCCGACGAGGCGACGCGCGCCACGCTGTTCCCGAACGTGGTCAATCCGCCGGACTACGACCGGCAGGTGACGCGCGCCTGGACGCGCATCAAGACCAACCAGTAA
- a CDS encoding aspartate aminotransferase family protein has product MSTLAPSHDTHAWQDLDRRHYLHPFTDSRALHARGARIITRAEGVYLWDSDGARILDGMAGLWCVNVGYGRRELAEAAHAQMLELPFYNSFFKTATPPTLALAALLAEVTPAHLNHVFFTSSGSEANDTVVRLVRHYWQVQGQPQRKVIISRWLAYHGSTMAGASLGGMRYMHEQGDLPIPGIEHIEPPYWFEQGGDMDPDTFGLVAARRLEERILAIGADQVAAFIGEPIQGAGGVIVPPASYWPEIERICRKYGILLVSDEVICGFGRLGRWFGCEHFGYTPDLMVIAKGLSSGYLPIGGVMVSDEVSRVLIERGGEFNHGYTYSGHPTCCAVAERNVRILRDERIVERVHDDTGPYLQARLRELADHPLVGEVRGVGFMAALELTRDKARRQRYTPVGEVGTVCRDFCFEHGLIMRAVGDTMIIAPALVMSRAEIDELVTLARRCLDLTLDTVRGHA; this is encoded by the coding sequence ATGAGCACGCTTGCCCCATCCCACGACACGCACGCCTGGCAGGATCTGGACCGACGCCACTACCTGCATCCCTTCACCGACAGCCGCGCCCTGCACGCGCGCGGCGCGCGCATCATCACGCGCGCCGAGGGTGTGTACCTGTGGGATTCCGACGGTGCGCGCATTCTCGACGGCATGGCCGGGCTGTGGTGCGTGAACGTCGGCTACGGCCGCCGTGAACTGGCCGAGGCGGCCCACGCGCAGATGCTGGAACTGCCGTTCTACAACAGCTTCTTCAAGACCGCGACGCCACCCACGCTGGCGCTGGCGGCGCTGCTCGCGGAAGTCACGCCCGCGCATCTCAACCACGTGTTCTTCACCTCGTCCGGCTCGGAAGCGAACGACACCGTGGTGCGCCTGGTGCGGCACTACTGGCAGGTGCAGGGCCAGCCGCAGCGCAAGGTCATCATCAGCCGCTGGCTGGCCTATCACGGCAGCACCATGGCGGGCGCGAGCCTGGGCGGCATGCGCTACATGCACGAGCAGGGCGACCTGCCCATCCCCGGCATCGAACACATCGAGCCGCCCTACTGGTTCGAACAGGGCGGCGACATGGATCCCGACACCTTCGGCCTGGTGGCCGCGCGCCGCCTCGAAGAACGCATCCTCGCCATCGGCGCCGACCAGGTCGCGGCCTTCATCGGCGAACCCATCCAGGGCGCGGGCGGCGTGATCGTGCCGCCCGCCAGCTACTGGCCGGAGATCGAACGCATCTGCCGCAAGTACGGCATCCTGCTGGTCAGCGACGAAGTGATCTGCGGCTTCGGCCGCCTCGGGCGCTGGTTCGGCTGCGAGCATTTCGGCTACACGCCGGACCTCATGGTGATCGCCAAGGGCCTGTCGTCGGGCTACCTGCCCATCGGCGGCGTGATGGTCAGCGACGAAGTGTCACGCGTGCTCATCGAACGCGGCGGCGAGTTCAATCACGGCTACACCTACTCCGGCCATCCGACCTGTTGCGCGGTGGCGGAACGCAATGTGCGCATCCTGCGCGACGAGCGCATCGTCGAGCGCGTGCACGACGACACCGGCCCCTACCTGCAGGCGCGGCTGCGCGAACTGGCCGACCATCCGCTGGTCGGCGAAGTGCGCGGCGTCGGCTTCATGGCCGCGCTGGAGCTGACGCGCGACAAGGCCCGTCGCCAGCGCTACACGCCGGTCGGCGAAGTGGGCACGGTGTGCCGCGATTTCTGTTTCGAGCACGGCCTCATCATGCGCGCGGTGGGCGACACCATGATCATTGCGCCGGCCCTGGTCATGAGCCGCGCGGAAATCGACGAACTGGTGACGCTCGCGCGCCGCTGCCTGGACCTCACGCTCGATACCGTGCGCGGCCATGCCTGA
- a CDS encoding FAD-binding oxidoreductase has protein sequence MSADLPSHYARSAGPRPPCVALDGDTHCDVAVVGAGITGLSAALHLAARGYQVVVLEGAELGAGASGRSGGQVLAGYACGVATLRAQLADADVRRLWDMSREAVQLTRDLIARHAIACDWREGHVDTAVKPRQQRELAEMAATLARVCGDTRLELLEGTALAREVRSARYCAGLYDPDSGHLHPLNYTLGLAHAALASGARVYEHSAVTAIDSGRELLLRCARGTVRARYAVLAQNTGRPVLDAGLRAKIMPVGTYIAATAPLGVERARALLPNNASVCDINFVLDYFRLSADHRLLFGGRVSYSGMTPPNLAASMRARMLRVFPELADVAIDSVWGGDVDITMNRAPHFGTRDGRILFAQGFSGHGMALTALAGKLMAEAIAGQAERFDLFSRLRHRDFPGGPWLRMPMLVLAMAYYRLRDLL, from the coding sequence ATGTCAGCCGACCTCCCATCCCATTACGCACGCAGCGCCGGCCCGCGCCCGCCTTGCGTGGCGCTCGACGGCGACACGCACTGCGACGTGGCGGTGGTCGGCGCCGGCATCACCGGGCTGTCCGCCGCCCTGCATCTCGCCGCGCGCGGCTACCAGGTGGTGGTGCTGGAGGGCGCCGAACTCGGCGCCGGCGCCTCGGGCCGCAGCGGTGGCCAGGTATTGGCCGGCTACGCCTGCGGCGTCGCCACCCTGCGCGCGCAACTCGCGGACGCCGACGTCAGGCGACTTTGGGACATGTCGCGCGAGGCGGTGCAGCTGACGCGCGATCTCATCGCCCGTCACGCCATTGCCTGTGACTGGCGCGAAGGTCACGTCGACACCGCGGTCAAGCCGCGCCAGCAACGCGAACTGGCGGAGATGGCCGCGACCCTGGCGCGAGTCTGCGGCGACACCCGCCTCGAATTGCTGGAAGGCACGGCGCTCGCGCGCGAAGTGCGCAGCGCGCGCTATTGCGCCGGCCTGTACGACCCCGACAGCGGTCATCTGCATCCGCTCAACTACACGCTGGGGCTCGCGCACGCGGCGCTCGCGAGTGGTGCGCGGGTCTACGAACACAGCGCGGTGACGGCCATCGACAGCGGCCGGGAGCTGCTGTTGCGCTGCGCGCGCGGCACGGTGCGCGCGCGCTACGCGGTGCTGGCGCAGAACACCGGTCGCCCGGTGCTCGATGCGGGCCTGCGCGCCAAGATCATGCCGGTCGGCACCTACATCGCCGCCACCGCGCCCTTGGGCGTGGAACGCGCGCGCGCGCTGCTGCCGAACAACGCCTCGGTGTGCGACATCAATTTCGTGCTGGATTATTTCCGCCTGTCAGCCGATCACCGCCTGCTGTTCGGCGGGCGCGTGAGTTACTCGGGCATGACGCCGCCCAACCTCGCCGCCTCGATGCGCGCGCGCATGTTACGGGTGTTTCCCGAACTTGCCGACGTGGCCATCGATTCGGTGTGGGGCGGTGACGTGGACATCACCATGAATCGCGCGCCGCATTTCGGCACCCGCGATGGACGCATCCTGTTCGCGCAGGGCTTCTCGGGCCACGGCATGGCGCTGACCGCGCTGGCTGGCAAGCTGATGGCGGAAGCGATTGCCGGCCAGGCCGAACGCTTCGATCTGTTCAGCCGTCTGCGCCACCGCGATTTTCCCGGCGGCCCGTGGCTGCGCATGCCGATGCTGGTGCTGGCGATGGCGTACTACCGTTTGAGGGATCTCCTGTAG
- a CDS encoding M10 family metallopeptidase C-terminal domain-containing protein — MAQFSVHEQLMLELVNRARLDPLLEAKRFGIDLNKNLAAGTLNGTPKAPLAPNDKLVDAARAHSQFMLDHDRFEHEGIGDGTPSSRIQKAGYTFPNGGSLGENIAINGTAGTADVTTFTFANHEGLFDSAPHRLNILSTNFRELGIGIKRGSFVFEGQSEAFDSVDATQNFARSGSKVFISGVAITDADGDNFYDIGEQRSGVLVDVIKAGVTAGKDTTGTAGNYSIGVAAGSYQVQFHGGPLSRAVNCTVTADDNVKIDLAGNAEVLCSASVTLGSGATTATLLGAANINATGNATNNALLGNRGANILSGLDGNDKLLGGNGNDKLLGGNGVDTLTGAGGKDQLTGGAGADLFDFNALTESAGATTRDLIRDFLHGTDHIDLSGIDAITGGSNNAFKFIGRSNFGHVAGQLHYKLFNESGTSLDHTVVEGDVNGDAVADFQIDFTSLIGFTSGDFIL, encoded by the coding sequence CAATTTTCCGTCCACGAACAACTGATGCTCGAACTGGTCAACCGCGCGCGGCTCGATCCGCTGCTGGAGGCCAAGCGATTCGGGATCGACCTCAACAAGAACCTGGCGGCCGGCACGCTGAACGGCACGCCCAAGGCACCGCTGGCGCCCAACGACAAACTGGTCGACGCCGCACGCGCACACAGCCAGTTCATGCTCGATCACGATCGCTTCGAACATGAAGGTATCGGCGACGGCACGCCCAGTTCGCGCATCCAGAAGGCCGGCTACACCTTCCCCAATGGTGGCTCCCTGGGCGAAAACATCGCCATCAACGGCACCGCCGGCACTGCCGACGTTACCACCTTCACTTTCGCCAACCACGAGGGGCTGTTCGACAGCGCCCCGCACCGCCTGAACATCCTGAGCACCAATTTCCGTGAACTCGGCATCGGCATCAAGCGTGGCTCGTTCGTCTTCGAAGGCCAGTCCGAGGCTTTCGACTCGGTCGATGCCACGCAGAATTTCGCGCGCTCGGGCAGCAAGGTGTTCATCTCGGGCGTCGCCATCACCGACGCCGACGGCGACAACTTCTACGACATCGGCGAACAGCGTTCGGGCGTGCTGGTGGACGTCATCAAGGCCGGCGTGACCGCCGGCAAGGACACCACCGGCACCGCCGGCAACTACAGCATCGGCGTTGCCGCCGGCAGCTACCAGGTGCAATTTCACGGCGGCCCCTTGAGCCGAGCGGTGAACTGCACCGTGACGGCGGACGACAACGTCAAGATAGACCTCGCCGGCAACGCCGAGGTGCTGTGCTCGGCGAGCGTGACGCTCGGCAGCGGCGCCACCACCGCCACGCTGCTGGGCGCGGCGAACATCAACGCCACCGGCAACGCAACCAACAATGCCCTGCTCGGCAACCGCGGCGCGAATATCCTCAGCGGGCTCGACGGCAACGACAAGCTGCTGGGCGGCAACGGCAACGACAAATTGCTGGGCGGTAACGGTGTCGACACCCTGACCGGCGCCGGCGGCAAGGACCAACTGACCGGCGGCGCCGGCGCCGACCTGTTCGATTTCAACGCGCTCACCGAGTCCGCCGGCGCCACCACGCGCGATCTCATCCGCGACTTCCTGCATGGCACGGATCACATCGACCTGTCCGGCATTGACGCCATCACCGGCGGCAGCAACAACGCCTTCAAGTTCATCGGCCGCTCGAACTTCGGCCACGTTGCCGGCCAACTGCACTACAAGCTGTTCAACGAATCGGGCACGAGCCTCGATCACACCGTGGTCGAAGGCGACGTCAACGGCGATGCGGTGGCCGATTTCCAGATCGACTTCACCAGCCTGATTGGTTTCACCTCCGGCGATTTCATCCTGTAG